ATCCGTCCTCCTCGAAAAAATCAAAGACGAAAAGCAGAACCTCATAAAGACCGGCTGGATAAAGAAGCAAAAGGCCCTTCCACCGGTAGATGAAGACGAAATCCCTTACGCTTTACCGGAAGGATGGATCTGGGTTAAAATTCCAAAAATAACCCATAATTTCGGTCAAAAAGTACCGGACAAACCCTTTAATTATATTGATGTTTCCTCCATTAACAAAGAAAAAGGAAAAATTTCACTTGATGAAAATATAATTCAACCTAAAGATGCTCCATCAAGAGCCAGAAAAATTGCAAAAATAAATTCTGTAATTTATTCAACTGTAAGACCTTACTTGCTCAATATTGCAATTATAGACCAGATATTTGAACAAGAATTTATAGTTAGTACCGCATTTGCTGTTCTACATCCACATAAAGGAATATCAAATCGCTTCCTGTACTATTACCTAAGAAGTTCAACATTCATAAAATATGTAGAATCTCAAATGACAGGAATGGCATATCCAGCAATTAGTGAATCAAAATTTAATAACGGAATTATACCACTCCCACCACTCGCCGAACAGCACAGGATTGTCGAAAGAGTCGATTGCCTCATGAAACTCTGCGATGAACTTGAGGAGAGGGTTGTGGCACAGGAAGAGTCGGCGGAGAGGCTTTTGTCGTCAGTATGTGCCGGGATTTGCGGATGAAAATCAGCCATACAAAAGTTACTCTAAAATTTAATATAACAGTTAGATCATATAATATCATATACAGTAATAGATGAGAACTCAAAGACCAATATTTAACTGAAAATATAATTAAAACATACAAAAACTGAAACATAAACAGGTAATTAAAAATGAGTAAAACTCTCTATTTTGAAAGAAAATATAAACAAAACATAGATAATTTTAATTTAACTACAGAAATAGACTCTGTTATTGAAAAAAATACAGGAAAAAAGTTAAAATTAATTAAAAAAAGCAGTCCTGTTCTCAGCAGGGGAGGATGTATATTTAAAATAAAAGATTATGACCTCGAAAACAGGATTGAAAAAGCAATTAACCGATATTCCGAATAATCTCTTTTTTTATGAATAATTTTAAAGAATTATATAATGATAAATTTTTACCTGCATACAGCGATCTTGTCGGCTACATAGCCAACAAACCTGAAGCAATTATTGAGCAATTTGAGCGGGTTTTTACTCATTTAATGGTATATCATACAAATTCAGATGAATCTGTCAGAAATGAAAATCTAAAGAAGGCCCATGACCACCTAATCAGAATAACACTTGACTGCAGAAAACTATTATGGATAGAGCTGGATGACATTGTCAAAACAATAATTGAAAGCCCAGAAAAGAGAAAACTCAGTCTTAATATCAATGAATCTGAATTGTTTGTAATGTACAGCGAATACATCAAAACTGCTCAGAATGCAAGGCAGATGGAAATCAGTTCAATAGGGATCGATCCGCTAAAGTGTATTGAAGAATATGAGAAAACCATAAAAATTGGATTTAAAATTATTGAAAGCCAGGATCCTTCTAAACTGCACTATGTCAATGAACTTGTTGATAAAATTACCATCAGTGAATGGATCAAAGCAAATATAATTCCCATATTTGTAGGTGGAGTCATAGGTGGAATTATTGCAGGATTAATTACCCAGTTCATATTGAATATTCTTAATTAAAATTATATTCTCCGGGCAATACACATCTGAGAACATTTAAGATAGTAACAATTCATTTTTAAAGCAGATATGGCAAAAACACCGGCTGTAATCAAAAATATTTCAGAACTAAGAAGGCGGTTCTATAAATCAGTAAAACATAAAGAATCCCTGCTCGCCCTCATAGCTGAAGCCGAAGTTGCAGAACAGGTTTACAACTCCAATGCTATTGAGAACAGCACTCTCACATTTGAAGAAACCGACAAAATACTGCTTGAGGTAGATCCCGGCAGATACATATCAATACAGGAGCATTTCGAGGCAGTAAATCTTGCAGAAGTTATCAGATATATCAATGAAAACGCAAAAAAAGAAGAACTCACCCCGGAAATAATCCTGAAACTTCATGAAATGCTTCTGTCAGACATCCGTGATAACATTAAGGGAAGATTCCGTAAAACCGGAGAATGGGTACGTGTCGGAGGTCATATCGGACTGGACCCGGATCAGATAATGGCGGCCATAGAAGAGATGTTTGCACACTATTACGCAACATCTGAAGAAAATATCATCAGAAGAATAGCTAAACTTCACTTAACCTTTGAATACATCCATCCTTTCATTGACGGAAACGGGCGTATTGGAAGAGTAATAATCAATTACCTCCTGATTCGCGAAGGATATGTTCCAATAACCATCACATTCACCGACAGAAGCCTCTACTATGACGCATTTGAAGAATTTGAAAGTTCAGGAAAAACTTCATTAATGGAAGCAATAATCGGAAAGGCACTTACAAACAGCTACCATAAACGGCTTGCATATCTCGAAGGAATGGAGATTGTAAACCTTCGGGAATACAGCCGGAGATTTAACATATCCCACTCAAACCTAATCAACAAAGCCCACAGGCAGACAATTCCGGCATTCCTCGAAAAAGGAAAGTGGAAGATCGGAATTCCGGCTGAAAAACAGAAATAAAAATAAAAATGAAAACAGAAATGAAAATAAAAATTTCACCACTTATATATGATCATTTCCCCTGCCAGTATCTTATCCTGATGATGAAGTACTGCCATTTGAGTATTTCATATCCGGAGAACCTGTTCACCTGACTCCCACAACCCGCCGAATAATAAAGAATAATCAAAAGGGCGGATGCAATTATTTGACACATAATGAATGCCCGGTCCTCCCCTTCTTATAACCAAAATCGTATGGAATAACTCCCCTCTTTATTTGATTTTGATTTTTTTCATCACAAATTCTTATATCGCATTGAATTCAATCATCATCTGATTAGAATGTCCGGCGAACAGAAAAAAACTTACAAATTTACTGTAATTATAGAAAGGGATGAAGATGGCATATATATAGCGGAAGTACCGCAGCTAAGGGGATGCCATACTCAGGCTAAAGATCTAAACACTCTCATTGAACGAATCAGAGAAGCTGTAAAACTTTGTATTGATGAGGATGATGCAATCAGTCCACTGGAATTTATCGGGCTTCAGCAAATCGAAATAACAGTATGAAATAAACCATCATCTCAGAATATCCCCCCAAATATTTTTTTGGGAATTTTTAGAGATGAAGCTATCTCCAAAATCTCCGGAAAAAGTTTGCAGGGCAATTTAGAGACTTGGATTTATAAATATAAGAATAAAAAGAAGTCATTATTTTTTCAGGCATCCGGATGGAACAACAACTGTTGTACCTTACCATAAAGGAGAAGATATCTCTGTTGGTCTCATTGCAAAAATAATCAAAGACTGTGAAGTTTCAAAAGAAGAATTCTATGAGTTGTTATGATGATTAGGCTCTTCACCGGTTTTCTGAGTATCATGACAATATAATTACAAGAAGGATTTATAATATTGTAATGTGAAGAACCCACAATACCATCATACAACAGACATATATCAAAATCATATAATAAATCAAAAATGTTGTTGTATGGAGGGTTCGCTAAACCACAAAATAGAGAATATATAATATTACTAAAAGTGAGAAATTAAATGAAATTCGATACAGAATTCGTACAAATGATCAGGTTCATGGATGTAATATGAAAAGAATTATTGTTGCCCAGCGAAATTATCCAAATTCTGACACCGCTGCAAATTCCCGGAAACTGGCAGAGCTTAAGGAATTATCACATGCTGCCGGCTATATGGTCGTGGGCACATTTGTGCAGTCAAAAAAGCCTGACAGGAATTATCAGATAGGCCGCGGTAAGGTGGATGAACTTGCGGAGTTTGTGGAATCTTTAGGTGCTGAAAAAGTAATTTTTAACAACCAGCTTTCAGTAACGCAGATCTATAACATATCTGAGACATGCAGATGCGAAGTAATGGACAGATTACAGCTCATCCTTGAGATATTTGCTGCAAGAGCCACTACAAAGCGTGCAAAACTACAGGTAGAGCTTGCAAAACTGCGATATGAGCTTCCTAAAGTAAAGTCTATCGTTTCCATGCAGAAAAAGGATGAAAAGCAGGGATTTATGGGTCTTGGAAGTTACGAAAATTCCCATGAGCAGGACATCAGGAAAAGGATTACAAGGATCAGAGCTGAACTTCAGCAGGGAAGCGGGAGCGAGTCACAACGCATTTTCAGGCATGAGAGGGGATTTTCCCTTGTAGCTCTGGCAGGTTATACGAATGCGGGGAAAAGCACTCTTTTCCAGTCACTTGTAAAGGAAGAGACAATAATTAAGAACATGCTCTTTACAACACTATCTCCCACAACACGTTCTCTCACAGTAAACAGCAGAAAAATGCTGCTGACAGATACTGTGGGATTTATCGAAGACCTCCCGCACTGGATGGTGGATGCTTTCAGGTCAACGCTTGACGAAATATTCCTGGCTGATGTCATTCTTCTTGTAGTGGATATGAGTGATCCAATGGATATTATAAGACAAAAACTTGCTGTCAGCCATGACATCTTCCGGGAGAGAACAGAAGGTGCTGTGATAGTTACTGCTCTTAACAAGGCCGATCTTCTCCCTGATGAAGAACTGCAGGAAAAACTGGAAGTGATCAGTTCCCTTACTCCTGCCCCGGTCATGATATCTGCAAAATCAGGAGAAGGTCTTAACGAACTTAAACAGCGATTATATGAGAAACTTCCGGAATGGGAACACTGCAGGATATCCATCCCGGTTTCCGAAGAGAGTATATCCATGGTGTCATGGCTTTATGATGAAAGCGTTGTGCACACAATCGAATATGGCGACTCCATTATCATGGAAATAGAAGCAAGAGATGAGATCATTCAGAAAATAAAGC
The sequence above is a segment of the Methanoplanus limicola DSM 2279 genome. Coding sequences within it:
- a CDS encoding Fic family protein, with product MAKTPAVIKNISELRRRFYKSVKHKESLLALIAEAEVAEQVYNSNAIENSTLTFEETDKILLEVDPGRYISIQEHFEAVNLAEVIRYINENAKKEELTPEIILKLHEMLLSDIRDNIKGRFRKTGEWVRVGGHIGLDPDQIMAAIEEMFAHYYATSEENIIRRIAKLHLTFEYIHPFIDGNGRIGRVIINYLLIREGYVPITITFTDRSLYYDAFEEFESSGKTSLMEAIIGKALTNSYHKRLAYLEGMEIVNLREYSRRFNISHSNLINKAHRQTIPAFLEKGKWKIGIPAEKQK
- a CDS encoding type II toxin-antitoxin system HicB family antitoxin is translated as MSGEQKKTYKFTVIIERDEDGIYIAEVPQLRGCHTQAKDLNTLIERIREAVKLCIDEDDAISPLEFIGLQQIEITV
- a CDS encoding type II toxin-antitoxin system HicA family toxin; translation: MNIRIKRSHYFFRHPDGTTTVVPYHKGEDISVGLIAKIIKDCEVSKEEFYELL
- the hflX gene encoding GTPase HflX codes for the protein MKRIIVAQRNYPNSDTAANSRKLAELKELSHAAGYMVVGTFVQSKKPDRNYQIGRGKVDELAEFVESLGAEKVIFNNQLSVTQIYNISETCRCEVMDRLQLILEIFAARATTKRAKLQVELAKLRYELPKVKSIVSMQKKDEKQGFMGLGSYENSHEQDIRKRITRIRAELQQGSGSESQRIFRHERGFSLVALAGYTNAGKSTLFQSLVKEETIIKNMLFTTLSPTTRSLTVNSRKMLLTDTVGFIEDLPHWMVDAFRSTLDEIFLADVILLVVDMSDPMDIIRQKLAVSHDIFRERTEGAVIVTALNKADLLPDEELQEKLEVISSLTPAPVMISAKSGEGLNELKQRLYEKLPEWEHCRISIPVSEESISMVSWLYDESVVHTIEYGDSIIMEIEARDEIIQKIKPFALSSE